The following are from one region of the Alicyclobacillus fastidiosus genome:
- a CDS encoding GNAT family protein, with protein sequence MAKHHVRSLYRAGCHDEIWAYMTVASMADEHDMAAWVNKALSAKATGREYPFVVVQKDTGEVVGSTRFLDIDNSNQSLEIGSTWLTPAVWRSAVNTECKYLLFKHCFETLRLLRVQLKTDARNLRSQRAIERIGGVREGVLRKHRVLPDGFVRDSVYFSIVDDEWPNVKQRLESYLLA encoded by the coding sequence ATGGCAAAGCATCACGTCCGGTCGCTCTATCGAGCCGGATGCCATGATGAGATTTGGGCGTACATGACGGTGGCGTCGATGGCCGACGAACACGACATGGCGGCTTGGGTGAATAAGGCGTTGTCTGCAAAAGCGACTGGGCGCGAGTACCCGTTTGTCGTCGTGCAGAAGGATACGGGTGAGGTCGTCGGCAGCACGCGGTTTCTCGACATCGACAATAGTAATCAGAGCCTGGAAATCGGATCGACCTGGCTGACGCCTGCAGTTTGGCGCAGCGCGGTCAACACCGAGTGCAAATATCTGCTGTTCAAGCACTGTTTTGAGACACTCCGACTCCTACGTGTGCAACTGAAGACAGATGCGCGCAATCTTCGATCTCAGCGTGCCATCGAACGCATCGGAGGCGTTCGCGAAGGTGTGTTGAGAAAGCACCGCGTTCTACCGGATGGTTTTGTTCGAGACTCCGTGTATTTCAGCATTGTCGACGACGAGTGGCCGAACGTGAAGCAACGGTTGGAATCATACCTCCTAGCTTAG
- a CDS encoding DNA repair exonuclease: MFRFIHCADIHLDSPMRGLRFVDDGVIDIVRGATRRALENLVTLCIQEKVDFLVIAGDVFDGDWEDYTTGLFFNRCMQHLDAAGIPVYLIRGNHDAASVLTRHLTLPGNVRVFSELHPETVRIEGLQVAVHGQSFAVRDVTENLVLGYPQAVPGYFNIGLLHTGLAGREGHARYAPCQLDDLRALGYNYWALGHIHQPEIVLSEPWVVYPGNVQGRHIREAGERGCVLVTVDGSDVNLEQKALDVVRWLEVSCDMKDARTLGDVLPKVKSAVAQAAAPHPGIPLCVRIGLEGATPAHQFVYQDVEQLTHEVVNAAQWALSQPVYVERVTVASNHHASEASPAEFGPSDSLAGVLQEVAEDSGLQAALQEQVSAWHRLLLGRMQEQDAPSAIDVTGTRELIGQALLELTAKLQGGGATRGDS; the protein is encoded by the coding sequence GTGTTTCGTTTTATTCACTGTGCAGACATCCATTTGGATAGTCCGATGCGGGGGCTCCGATTTGTGGACGACGGCGTCATCGACATCGTGCGCGGTGCCACGCGTCGGGCACTGGAAAATCTCGTAACGCTATGTATTCAGGAGAAAGTCGACTTTCTCGTGATCGCCGGGGACGTTTTTGATGGGGACTGGGAGGACTACACGACGGGCTTGTTTTTCAACCGCTGTATGCAGCACTTGGATGCGGCAGGTATCCCCGTCTATTTAATTCGCGGAAACCACGATGCGGCTAGCGTACTCACTCGCCATTTGACCTTGCCCGGGAACGTGCGCGTCTTTTCCGAGCTCCATCCGGAAACGGTCCGTATCGAGGGCCTTCAAGTTGCCGTGCACGGTCAAAGCTTTGCGGTGCGAGATGTCACAGAAAACCTGGTACTCGGCTATCCGCAGGCGGTGCCGGGGTATTTTAACATCGGCCTACTACATACGGGCCTGGCTGGGCGCGAGGGACATGCCCGCTACGCGCCGTGCCAACTCGACGATCTGCGGGCACTAGGTTACAACTACTGGGCGCTTGGGCATATTCACCAGCCGGAGATCGTCCTGTCGGAGCCCTGGGTGGTTTACCCAGGGAACGTGCAGGGACGGCACATTCGCGAAGCTGGTGAACGAGGCTGTGTGCTCGTGACGGTAGATGGTTCAGATGTCAACTTGGAACAGAAGGCGCTCGACGTGGTTCGGTGGCTCGAGGTGTCGTGTGACATGAAGGATGCGCGCACACTGGGTGATGTGCTACCCAAGGTGAAGTCGGCGGTTGCACAGGCTGCCGCACCACATCCTGGGATCCCTCTGTGTGTGCGGATCGGGCTTGAGGGCGCCACGCCAGCGCACCAATTTGTCTATCAAGACGTCGAACAGTTGACACATGAAGTCGTGAACGCGGCACAGTGGGCGCTCAGTCAACCTGTATATGTCGAGCGTGTCACAGTTGCCTCGAACCACCATGCGAGTGAGGCATCGCCAGCGGAATTCGGCCCGTCGGACAGCCTTGCAGGCGTGCTGCAGGAAGTCGCGGAGGACAGCGGACTCCAGGCTGCACTGCAGGAGCAGGTGTCCGCTTGGCACCGGTTGTTGCTGGGGCGAATGCAGGAGCAGGACGCCCCATCCGCAATCGACGTGACAGGCACTCGGGAGCTGATCGGACAAGCGCTCTTGGAGCTTACGGCCAAGTTGCAAGGAGGAGGTGCAACGCGTGGAGATTCGTGA
- a CDS encoding AAA family ATPase → MEIRDVQLRSIAQFEELSLGLGKGLHVLYGPNETGKSTLLQLLVDLLFGGTPAVRDWYDSQSRLTATIARGDSVYDLRRKRYRAQLVEIDEDDRPFAGDFSLNWLAMERDRYMQLFGFDHARLRTGGQSLLESDGDLGIALFETGSGLAHVKQWMERYRNHLGELFHPGMRANSTAKLNRALRDYQEARTAIRNRALRPQSWLAQEALVKGIESQVAASRDELAQLRKSLLKMERIRRNLPLFQQRHSILGQLAAFKDVPSLSPDEEASILEELAQAVRLRAEEALEAEALMRERAVLATMSVDEQVLGVAPDLELLRDGYGVYQSACEEVIRLDQSVQSLQREVTNIKCDVLPDHSIDEILTLRIPFAIRQRLEALARDYGEALADRKIIERDLRELESDQAVRRGALDRIGELPDIAALREQMNAWRTRGVSSLRVEALRDKWLGRRAELERRLGEQSLYNGSLDDVLHLPVPFQQTIQQYFARYQELFELKNAKERQLDQLKASLERERAELDKLEAAGSVPTEEDLITARRHRDRGWQLVKQVLHRPGQLTLEGAAYAKDWESLEEAYERAVDEADETVDRLRREADRVAKKAELTAQMATDLKLQQAVIEQMQAVQSRLSQCACEWAAEWAPTGIVPKSPSEMQAWTQQWLVPIRREIEELHVLQLEMEREQKAVDDVQTRLEQWRKLYGIVIPEHLVLLDDQLTFVDKQLVTFERATGERRTLVDALAEAKRKYASRQADQRTADAVLANLEDAYREMRKKYGHLPQDLPHVRSYLTAFEEFVLVYENWRQQCAQLEQKHQVIRDFEASVQSVAEKLTAHQADKQNLDPAQVVELYRSLQGRLTAAMAAKHAAEQQQRLVEAQAERLGNIRSAIAKTEVSLAAWRDRLATDDDALMRQVIERSRARRQAEERLADVEASILATGDGHSLAELMDEWQTVADVDSLPAQIAEIQERLEALEQALDEQQVRLGEQQQVFRQMDGSAGDVAEAAQQAALAAEEVSRYWDEVVRTQTNLALLEEALVRYRNQSQNGVLQLASERFSRMTLGRYQGIDLDDDPAAPRILALHRNGDRRTFSQLSDGTVDQLHFALRLAFLEVQARSGAPLLPLIMDDVLVHFDDERLRVTLEILDELANDVQILYFTHHQHMVHDVLPKLSATHVKTYELPQMIRYRQG, encoded by the coding sequence GTGGAGATTCGTGATGTTCAACTTCGATCGATCGCTCAATTCGAGGAGTTGAGCCTAGGCTTAGGCAAAGGTCTTCACGTGCTCTATGGGCCCAATGAAACGGGGAAGAGCACGCTCCTGCAACTCTTGGTCGACCTGCTCTTTGGCGGTACTCCGGCTGTTCGCGACTGGTATGACTCGCAGTCCAGACTGACAGCGACCATCGCCCGAGGCGATTCCGTTTACGATCTGCGACGAAAGCGATATCGGGCACAACTGGTGGAAATCGACGAGGACGACCGCCCCTTCGCGGGCGATTTTAGCTTGAACTGGCTGGCGATGGAGCGGGATCGATATATGCAGCTATTTGGGTTCGATCACGCCCGTCTTCGCACCGGCGGTCAAAGCCTGCTCGAGAGCGATGGCGACCTTGGCATCGCGCTGTTTGAAACCGGTAGTGGCTTGGCCCACGTCAAACAATGGATGGAGCGCTATCGGAATCATCTCGGCGAGTTGTTTCACCCCGGCATGCGCGCCAACTCTACAGCTAAGCTGAACCGCGCCCTGCGCGACTACCAGGAGGCGCGCACCGCCATTCGGAACCGCGCGCTGCGACCGCAGTCCTGGCTCGCGCAAGAGGCCCTGGTCAAGGGCATCGAGTCCCAAGTCGCCGCTAGCCGCGACGAACTCGCACAACTGCGCAAGTCGCTGTTGAAGATGGAGCGGATTCGGCGCAACCTTCCGCTGTTCCAGCAACGGCACAGCATCCTCGGACAGTTGGCGGCGTTCAAGGACGTGCCTTCGCTGTCGCCAGACGAGGAAGCGTCCATTCTGGAAGAGCTTGCACAGGCCGTTCGACTGCGGGCGGAGGAGGCCTTGGAGGCGGAGGCCTTGATGCGGGAGCGAGCCGTTTTGGCCACGATGTCGGTGGACGAACAGGTGCTTGGCGTCGCACCAGATCTGGAACTCCTCCGCGATGGCTACGGTGTCTATCAATCTGCGTGTGAAGAGGTCATCCGCCTAGATCAGTCGGTCCAGTCACTGCAACGGGAAGTGACGAACATCAAGTGCGATGTGCTGCCGGATCATTCGATAGACGAGATTCTGACCCTGCGCATCCCGTTTGCGATCCGTCAGCGGTTGGAGGCGCTGGCACGCGATTATGGCGAAGCGTTGGCGGATCGAAAGATCATCGAGCGGGATCTTCGGGAACTGGAATCTGACCAGGCGGTGCGCCGCGGTGCACTCGACCGGATTGGAGAACTTCCCGATATCGCCGCACTTCGCGAGCAGATGAATGCTTGGCGAACCAGGGGTGTTTCCTCGCTGCGCGTCGAAGCGCTCCGCGACAAGTGGTTGGGTCGCCGTGCGGAGTTGGAAAGGCGGCTTGGCGAGCAGTCTTTGTACAACGGCAGCTTAGATGACGTTCTGCACCTCCCAGTTCCCTTTCAACAGACGATTCAGCAGTATTTTGCGCGGTATCAGGAACTTTTCGAACTGAAGAACGCCAAGGAGCGGCAACTCGATCAACTGAAGGCTTCGCTGGAGCGCGAGCGCGCGGAACTCGACAAACTTGAGGCGGCAGGTTCAGTGCCGACGGAAGAAGATTTGATCACTGCGCGCCGGCATCGCGATCGCGGGTGGCAACTCGTGAAGCAAGTCCTTCACCGCCCAGGTCAATTGACGCTCGAGGGTGCCGCCTATGCGAAGGACTGGGAATCGCTAGAAGAGGCGTACGAGCGCGCCGTCGACGAGGCCGATGAAACGGTGGACCGTTTGCGCCGAGAGGCGGACAGAGTGGCGAAAAAGGCTGAATTGACGGCTCAGATGGCCACGGATCTAAAACTTCAACAGGCGGTCATCGAACAGATGCAGGCTGTACAGTCACGGCTGTCGCAGTGCGCTTGCGAATGGGCGGCCGAATGGGCGCCGACGGGTATCGTTCCGAAATCGCCCAGTGAGATGCAAGCGTGGACGCAACAGTGGCTGGTTCCGATACGGCGCGAAATCGAGGAATTACATGTACTGCAGCTCGAGATGGAGCGGGAACAAAAGGCGGTTGACGACGTCCAGACGCGCCTGGAACAATGGCGGAAGTTGTACGGAATCGTCATTCCAGAGCACCTCGTGCTGCTCGACGACCAACTGACGTTTGTCGATAAGCAACTGGTCACCTTTGAACGTGCGACTGGGGAACGCAGAACATTAGTCGATGCGCTTGCGGAGGCAAAGCGCAAATACGCAAGCCGGCAAGCCGACCAGCGAACGGCCGATGCGGTGTTGGCAAACCTCGAGGACGCCTATCGAGAGATGAGGAAGAAGTACGGACATCTGCCTCAAGATCTGCCGCATGTTCGTTCGTACCTAACTGCTTTTGAGGAGTTCGTCCTCGTGTACGAGAATTGGCGTCAGCAATGTGCGCAACTCGAGCAAAAGCACCAGGTCATCCGCGACTTCGAGGCGTCAGTGCAAAGCGTAGCCGAGAAACTCACAGCACATCAGGCCGATAAGCAGAACTTGGACCCTGCACAAGTCGTCGAGTTGTACCGGAGCTTGCAAGGCCGATTGACGGCTGCGATGGCAGCCAAACATGCAGCAGAACAACAACAGCGCCTCGTTGAAGCGCAGGCAGAGCGCCTTGGGAATATTCGTTCTGCTATCGCCAAGACGGAGGTGTCGCTGGCGGCCTGGCGGGATCGACTAGCGACTGACGATGACGCCTTGATGAGACAGGTGATTGAACGGTCGAGAGCACGCCGTCAGGCAGAAGAGCGTTTGGCGGACGTGGAAGCGTCGATTTTGGCGACCGGGGACGGTCACAGTCTCGCGGAGTTGATGGACGAGTGGCAGACGGTCGCAGACGTCGATTCCTTACCAGCTCAGATTGCCGAGATCCAGGAGCGGCTGGAGGCACTTGAACAGGCACTAGACGAGCAGCAGGTGAGGCTCGGCGAGCAGCAACAGGTGTTCCGGCAAATGGACGGATCAGCCGGCGATGTCGCAGAAGCAGCGCAACAGGCGGCGTTGGCAGCGGAAGAGGTGAGCCGGTACTGGGACGAAGTCGTGCGCACGCAGACGAATCTCGCACTGCTCGAGGAGGCGCTTGTACGCTACCGGAATCAGAGTCAAAATGGCGTCTTGCAATTGGCATCTGAGCGGTTTTCCCGCATGACGTTAGGGCGCTATCAGGGTATCGATCTCGATGACGACCCAGCTGCACCCCGGATTTTGGCGCTGCATCGCAACGGTGATCGGCGTACTTTTTCACAATTGAGCGACGGAACCGTCGACCAACTGCACTTTGCCTTGCGCTTGGCCTTTTTAGAGGTACAGGCCCGTTCTGGGGCCCCGCTGCTGCCACTGATCATGGATGATGTGCTCGTTCACTTTGACGACGAGCGCTTGCGCGTTACGCTCGAGATTCTCGACGAGTTGGCGAACGACGTTCAGATATTGTACTTTACGCACCACCAACACATGGTGCACGATGTGCTGCCAAAGCTTTCGGCAACGCACGTGAAGACGTATGAATTGCCGCAGATGATCCGGTACCGACAGGGGTGA
- a CDS encoding histidine phosphatase family protein yields the protein MLIYLFRHGQTVYNADGERFCGSSDVGLTALGWQQVRESAELIRDAQISKIYHSGLRRSYETASAIAELHPQISPVSFVEVPSFREVGFGVFEGLTRAEVAKMYPDVYADWLVSPEEVSIPGGEDLRERQAEVFAEFRTIAATNQAGDIAIVAHNTINRLLLAALMGADAGAYRTLVQRNACLNVIEITEDQDVRIHAINVVPQVRAAAPVV from the coding sequence ATGTTGATTTACTTATTTCGGCATGGACAGACAGTGTACAACGCGGACGGCGAGCGGTTCTGTGGGTCGTCGGACGTAGGGTTAACGGCGCTTGGGTGGCAACAAGTCAGAGAGAGTGCTGAATTGATTCGGGATGCACAAATTTCGAAGATATATCACTCAGGTCTGCGCAGGTCCTACGAGACGGCATCCGCTATTGCGGAGTTGCACCCACAGATAAGTCCCGTGTCGTTTGTCGAGGTGCCTTCGTTTCGAGAAGTGGGATTCGGCGTGTTTGAAGGGCTGACGCGGGCCGAGGTGGCGAAAATGTACCCGGATGTTTACGCAGATTGGCTGGTCAGCCCAGAGGAAGTGAGCATTCCAGGAGGAGAGGATCTCCGTGAGCGGCAGGCGGAGGTTTTCGCTGAGTTTCGCACGATAGCGGCGACCAACCAAGCGGGCGACATCGCCATCGTGGCACACAACACGATCAATCGCCTTCTGCTTGCGGCGCTAATGGGCGCTGACGCTGGGGCGTATCGGACACTGGTTCAGAGAAATGCGTGTTTGAACGTGATCGAGATCACCGAGGATCAGGATGTGCGCATTCACGCGATCAATGTAGTGCCTCAGGTGCGAGCGGCAGCGCCCGTCGTGTAA
- a CDS encoding ROK family protein — protein sequence MTERVALGIDVGGTNVKVAFVEQDGTVLAQGSVPTDPERGPERFATEVAEYAKALAADHRLSWENVFGAGVGLAGFMDVEKGWIEESVNLHWYDVPMGELLEKALGKPVRMDNDANVAALGEVWLGAGRSARTALCVTLGTGVGGGIVIDGRIHRGVSTMAGEIGHIQVKNDGELCNCGHRGCLETLSSATALVRHAKEAGLDGQSGDLTAKEVFDLADAGNEVAKSVVADMIRWLALGISVGANLLNPDVIVIAGGVVNAGDSLIEPLRAAFQEEALLRVARACTIVPATLGSQAGVLGAARLVFQ from the coding sequence ATGACTGAGCGAGTAGCGTTGGGTATAGATGTGGGTGGAACGAATGTGAAAGTCGCTTTTGTGGAACAGGATGGAACTGTGTTAGCACAGGGTTCTGTACCGACGGATCCAGAACGTGGCCCGGAGCGGTTCGCCACGGAGGTTGCAGAGTACGCGAAAGCGCTGGCAGCTGATCATCGCCTATCGTGGGAGAACGTGTTTGGTGCGGGCGTCGGGCTAGCTGGATTTATGGATGTAGAAAAGGGTTGGATCGAGGAATCGGTCAACCTGCACTGGTATGACGTCCCGATGGGAGAGTTGCTGGAGAAGGCCTTGGGCAAGCCGGTTCGGATGGATAATGATGCGAACGTCGCCGCTTTGGGTGAAGTATGGCTGGGTGCCGGGCGTTCTGCGCGCACTGCACTGTGTGTCACGCTGGGCACTGGTGTCGGCGGCGGCATTGTGATCGACGGTCGGATACATCGCGGCGTATCGACAATGGCGGGGGAAATCGGCCACATTCAGGTGAAGAACGACGGAGAACTGTGCAACTGCGGCCACCGTGGATGTCTCGAGACGCTGTCCTCTGCAACGGCTTTAGTGCGCCACGCGAAAGAAGCGGGGCTGGACGGTCAATCAGGAGATTTAACAGCGAAAGAAGTGTTCGATCTCGCCGATGCGGGCAATGAGGTCGCAAAATCGGTGGTTGCGGACATGATCCGCTGGCTGGCTTTAGGCATCTCCGTCGGTGCCAATCTGCTAAACCCCGATGTCATCGTCATCGCGGGTGGCGTCGTCAATGCGGGGGATTCCTTGATTGAGCCACTTCGAGCGGCATTCCAAGAAGAAGCGCTTCTGCGCGTGGCTCGCGCTTGCACCATCGTTCCTGCGACACTAGGCTCGCAAGCTGGCGTCCTCGGGGCTGCGCGGCTGGTGTTTCAGTGA
- a CDS encoding YkuS family protein, whose protein sequence is MKSVAVEQGLTPVKQYLEERGCQVVDMTADQHSQPGVCAIVITGADKNVMGIQTVVNNVPVISADGLTPEDVFDRVQEFIH, encoded by the coding sequence ATGAAGTCTGTTGCAGTGGAACAAGGACTGACTCCTGTCAAGCAATACCTCGAAGAGCGTGGATGTCAGGTAGTGGACATGACGGCAGACCAACATTCCCAACCGGGCGTGTGTGCCATCGTGATCACCGGCGCCGATAAAAATGTTATGGGCATCCAAACCGTCGTCAACAACGTACCAGTGATTTCGGCAGACGGGCTGACACCCGAAGACGTATTTGATCGCGTTCAGGAATTCATTCACTAA
- a CDS encoding cupin domain-containing protein produces the protein MATIRVRNTGELIAGEEAVRSFLTANDVYYNHWDVSVIPSHLQDKYDLTDEQKEEILEALRSDIEHLSAERGYVKWDLISLSDANPNLEELLKKFEEVHTHTEDEVRAIAAGSGIFVIKGNDGYFDVILQPGDVISVPEGNPHFFTLTDERKVVAVRLFIDPAGWVAHPFTDPSFQKA, from the coding sequence GTGGCTACTATTCGCGTTCGAAATACTGGCGAGCTCATTGCAGGTGAAGAAGCGGTCCGTTCTTTTCTGACGGCAAACGACGTGTACTACAATCACTGGGATGTAAGCGTGATTCCGAGCCACTTGCAAGACAAGTACGACCTGACCGATGAACAAAAAGAAGAGATCCTCGAAGCACTCCGGTCCGACATCGAGCATTTGAGCGCGGAGCGGGGCTATGTGAAATGGGACCTCATCTCGCTTTCCGATGCCAATCCGAACCTTGAGGAACTCCTTAAGAAATTTGAAGAGGTGCACACGCACACAGAAGATGAGGTACGCGCCATCGCTGCGGGTAGTGGCATCTTTGTCATCAAAGGAAATGACGGGTATTTCGACGTGATCCTCCAACCTGGAGATGTGATTTCCGTCCCAGAAGGCAATCCTCACTTCTTTACGCTTACCGACGAGCGCAAAGTGGTGGCTGTTCGCCTCTTTATCGATCCCGCTGGCTGGGTGGCACATCCGTTCACCGATCCATCCTTCCAAAAGGCATAA
- a CDS encoding 2,3-diketo-5-methylthiopentyl-1-phosphate enolase, translated as MTEQDARMVIATYRVVDHQRALEKRAEGIAVGLTIGSWTELPQTRHQQVSAHCGQVQGIRVVEEANDGRVIAEISVGYPQANFDGTFAALLTTVFGKLSMDGEIRLVELQIPDELALRYPGPKFGVSGCRDRYGVIGRPFVMSIFKSCVGLTLPELVSQFEEQALGGVDLVKDDEIFFTEAYATPEARVVAYRQAARAIAERTGRETAYAVNLNGPVHQLRERARRLSDLGAGALLVNIVAYGYDVVADLAADPDVNVPILAHPAVSGALYGGHTYGIEADIVLGQLARMAGADMAIFPSMYGSVTLGTTATERLIDHLRRGTVHKPSLPAPSAGIYPGLVPQLYADFGNDLIVNAGGGIHGHPQGPAAGGQAFAEAVRAVQSGNTLREAAKDSDVLRIALEKWGTRD; from the coding sequence ATGACAGAGCAGGACGCACGGATGGTCATCGCCACGTACCGTGTGGTCGATCACCAGCGGGCATTGGAGAAACGCGCCGAGGGCATAGCCGTCGGCCTGACAATAGGAAGTTGGACAGAACTGCCACAAACGCGTCATCAACAGGTTTCTGCACACTGTGGACAAGTTCAGGGGATTCGCGTCGTCGAAGAAGCGAATGACGGGCGCGTGATCGCGGAGATCTCGGTGGGTTATCCACAGGCGAACTTCGACGGGACATTTGCGGCACTTTTGACCACCGTATTCGGAAAGCTGTCGATGGATGGAGAAATCCGGTTGGTCGAGCTGCAAATTCCCGATGAGCTCGCGTTGCGATACCCAGGGCCGAAGTTTGGTGTGAGTGGCTGTCGGGACCGCTATGGAGTCATCGGGCGCCCCTTTGTGATGAGTATTTTTAAGTCGTGCGTGGGTCTAACCCTGCCAGAACTCGTCAGCCAATTTGAGGAACAGGCGCTTGGCGGCGTCGATCTCGTCAAGGACGACGAAATTTTCTTCACAGAGGCGTATGCGACGCCAGAGGCGCGCGTGGTGGCGTACAGACAAGCTGCCAGAGCGATCGCCGAACGGACTGGGCGCGAGACGGCGTACGCGGTGAATCTGAATGGCCCTGTTCATCAATTGCGCGAGCGCGCACGCCGACTGTCCGACCTTGGTGCGGGCGCGCTGTTAGTCAACATCGTTGCGTACGGGTACGACGTGGTCGCCGATTTGGCGGCTGACCCGGACGTCAATGTGCCGATTCTCGCGCATCCAGCAGTGTCTGGGGCACTCTATGGCGGGCATACATACGGCATCGAGGCGGACATTGTACTCGGCCAACTCGCGCGCATGGCTGGTGCAGATATGGCCATCTTCCCGTCGATGTATGGGTCTGTGACCCTTGGAACTACGGCGACAGAGCGGCTGATTGACCACCTTCGCAGGGGCACTGTGCACAAGCCGTCGCTCCCGGCCCCGTCGGCGGGGATTTACCCAGGTCTGGTTCCACAACTCTACGCCGACTTCGGGAATGATCTCATTGTGAACGCAGGCGGCGGAATTCACGGTCATCCACAAGGGCCCGCAGCGGGTGGGCAGGCGTTTGCCGAAGCCGTTCGCGCTGTCCAGTCTGGCAATACGCTCAGAGAGGCTGCCAAGGACAGCGACGTCCTGCGGATTGCCCTAGAGAAGTGGGGGACTAGGGATTGA
- a CDS encoding MtnX-like HAD-IB family phosphatase, translating into MHVICDFDGTIAEKDMIAAIMREFVPREAEPIIQDVYRGNKSIRVGVEEMFRLLPSARFEDVAAFAKANTIVRPGFQQFIHTCGQLGWKVAVVSGGFDFFVHPVIHSLSTAVDIYCNRLNLTGPRCEVEWAVSCDATCEGGCGLCKPSVMRSLDDGQTSFIVIGDGVTDFKAAQEANYVFARASLLELVRERGIPASPFDTFYDVDDVIQDGGSSLYDYI; encoded by the coding sequence GTGCATGTGATTTGCGACTTCGACGGAACGATTGCGGAAAAGGACATGATTGCTGCGATCATGCGCGAGTTTGTACCGCGTGAAGCAGAGCCGATTATCCAGGATGTCTATCGCGGCAACAAGTCGATCCGGGTCGGTGTAGAGGAGATGTTTCGCCTGCTTCCCTCGGCGCGCTTCGAAGACGTTGCGGCGTTCGCAAAGGCGAATACGATCGTGCGTCCGGGTTTTCAACAGTTTATCCACACCTGTGGACAACTTGGTTGGAAAGTCGCGGTTGTCAGCGGTGGCTTCGATTTTTTTGTCCACCCAGTTATCCACAGTTTATCCACAGCTGTGGATATCTACTGTAATCGGCTGAATTTGACGGGGCCGCGTTGCGAGGTCGAGTGGGCGGTATCGTGCGACGCAACCTGCGAGGGCGGCTGTGGATTGTGCAAGCCGAGCGTGATGCGCAGCTTGGACGATGGACAGACATCGTTTATCGTCATTGGCGACGGTGTTACCGATTTTAAGGCGGCACAGGAGGCGAATTACGTCTTTGCCCGCGCGAGTTTGTTGGAGCTCGTCCGGGAACGGGGTATACCAGCCTCACCATTTGATACATTCTACGATGTCGACGACGTGATTCAGGACGGAGGGTCGAGTTTATATGACTACATTTGA
- the mtnB gene encoding methylthioribulose 1-phosphate dehydratase, producing the protein MTTFEKQAQTVASLAQFCSDKGWLPATSGNLSVLVDRDPLAIAITRSGADKQRLQVEDVLLIDDQMQVQSGSQGYRPSAETSVHIELYQKFSCGSILHVHTVFNNLVSELYGDVGAVLVRRHELLKALGHWEEDAEVRIPIVPNYADLTRLGEAVAEVATADVPAVLVRNHGIYAWGETAQDARRHLEAVEFLCEYLYRLGVSRVVG; encoded by the coding sequence ATGACTACATTTGAAAAACAGGCGCAAACTGTGGCGTCCCTGGCGCAATTCTGCAGTGACAAGGGGTGGCTGCCTGCGACGAGCGGGAATCTCTCAGTGCTCGTCGACCGAGATCCGCTCGCCATCGCGATCACGCGCAGTGGTGCGGACAAGCAGCGCCTGCAGGTCGAAGACGTTCTACTCATCGACGACCAGATGCAAGTTCAGAGTGGTTCGCAGGGATATCGGCCATCCGCGGAGACCAGCGTTCATATCGAGCTGTATCAAAAGTTCTCGTGCGGCAGCATCTTGCATGTGCACACGGTGTTTAACAACCTCGTCAGCGAACTGTACGGCGACGTCGGGGCTGTACTCGTACGTCGACACGAGTTGTTGAAGGCACTTGGGCACTGGGAGGAGGACGCAGAGGTTCGCATCCCCATCGTCCCGAACTACGCGGACTTGACGCGCCTTGGCGAGGCGGTCGCGGAAGTGGCCACGGCTGACGTTCCGGCCGTACTGGTTCGCAATCATGGGATCTACGCGTGGGGTGAGACAGCACAGGATGCGCGCCGCCACCTGGAGGCCGTCGAGTTCCTCTGTGAATACCTTTACCGCCTTGGCGTCTCGCGGGTTGTTGGTTAG